In the Oncorhynchus gorbuscha isolate QuinsamMale2020 ecotype Even-year linkage group LG05, OgorEven_v1.0, whole genome shotgun sequence genome, one interval contains:
- the LOC124035787 gene encoding CD276 antigen-like produces MLSLLLPMLLAVQALAVLEVYVPELPVVALYGMDTTLNCSFSHASPFNLSDLSVFWQLTDTKRSVHSYWASQDQLVDQGERYANRTSLYPSQLGTGNTSLLLRGVRVADEGSYTCFVRVEAYGSAALLLQVAAPYSKPLVTLEPDSNLRPGDEVALTCVAYGGYPEADVLWQDGGGHNLTDNVTTSLVANEEGLFSMRSVLTVTLEPNSTYSCRLTNPLLGEDGHASVTITGQNMVFPPVALWVTVGLAVCLLGLLIALAAVCRRKIKESCEEDRAAKELEEAKELKEEEQSKTAMTPLKS; encoded by the exons cTGTCCTAGAAGTGTATGTCCCAGAGCTGCCAGTGGTGGCGCTGTATGGCATGGACACCACCCTCAACTGTTCCTTCAGCCACGCCTCTCCCTTCAACCTGTCTGACCTCAGTGTCTTCTGGCAGCTGACGGACACCAAGCGCAGTGTGCACAGCTACTGGGCTAGCCAGGACCAGCTGGTAGACCAAGGAGAGCGCTATGCCAACCGCACCAGCCTGTACCCCTCCCAGCTGGGCACGGGCAACACCTCGCTCCTCTTGAGGGGGGTCCGGGTGGCCGACGAGGGTAGCTACACCTGCTTCGTCAGGGTGGAGGCCTACGGTAGTGCAGCCCTACTGCTCCAGGTAGCAG cccCCTACTCCAAGCCTCTGGTGACCCTGGAGCCGGACTCCAACCTGCGGCCGGGTGACGAGGTGGCGCTGACCTGCGTGGCGTACGGTGGCTACCCTGAGGCTGACGTACTGTGGCAGGACGGGGGCGGGCACAACCTGACGGACAACGTCACCACCTCCCTGGTGGCCAATGAGGAGGGTCTGTTCAGCATGCGCAGTGTCCTGACTGTCACCCTGGAGCCCAATAGCACTTACAGCTGCAGACTGACCAACCCATTATTGGGTGAGGACGGCCACGCCTCCGTCACcatcacag GTCAGAACATGGTGTTTCCCCCGGTGGCTCTGTGGGTGACGGTGGGCCTGGCTGTGTGTCTGCTGGGTCTGCTCATCGCCCTGGCTGCAGTCTGCCGTAGGAAGATCAAGGAGAGCTGTGAGGAGGACAGAGcag CCAAGGAGCTTGAAGAGGCCAAAGAGCTGAAGGAAGAGGAGCAGTCTAAGACAG